One genomic window of Polyangium aurulentum includes the following:
- a CDS encoding M4 family metallopeptidase produces the protein MRERRSLSIKAGVSLLCAAPLALLALQGCSSGGPVAFTDGSDDELDMAKELSFQELELRVLPEEIDARRDMAVRRVFVDELSMAHTHMQQRVGGVPVFGGEAIVHLNRDGSFFALTDSLVRALPRALDTTPAFDAAVAIDRVLGEYDCADCLTQEPTAELFVLPQEKGARLVYRVGLYREDGTAQTSMPVVFIDAKTGEKVWEYDNLQTATGTSLYNGNVTINTYLKSGTYYLEDLDRKIVTRDNRNTPSSLGALLGLAGSTYDVTDANDVWGESAQATQKAAVEAHYGSAKTYDYFKNVHGRNGIDGSGGPGGYTAHDGTTKLVVSRVHYSAKYNNAFWNGSMMTYGDGDGTTFTPLVTLDICGHEMTHGVTERTANLTYSNESGALNEAISDIMGASVERYARGDSANIWLIGEDAYTPGTAGDALRYMDDPHKAKDGGYTANDDPDHYSERYTGTSDNGGVHINSGIVNKMFYLLAVGGAHHLGGSMTGIGHDKAAAIVYKALTSYMTSSTNFAQARTAMLNAAAEIHGSASPEYAAVGQAWSLVGVN, from the coding sequence ATGCGCGAGAGGCGTTCGTTGAGCATCAAGGCAGGGGTTTCTCTTCTCTGTGCAGCGCCGCTGGCGCTCCTCGCCCTCCAGGGCTGCTCGTCCGGCGGCCCGGTGGCATTCACCGACGGCTCGGACGACGAGCTCGACATGGCCAAGGAGCTGAGCTTCCAGGAGCTCGAGCTGCGCGTCCTGCCCGAGGAGATCGACGCCCGCCGCGATATGGCCGTCCGCCGCGTCTTCGTCGACGAGCTGTCCATGGCGCACACGCACATGCAGCAGAGAGTGGGAGGCGTGCCCGTCTTCGGCGGCGAGGCCATCGTCCACTTGAACCGCGACGGATCGTTCTTCGCCCTGACCGACAGCCTCGTGCGCGCATTGCCCCGCGCCCTGGACACGACGCCCGCCTTCGACGCCGCCGTCGCCATCGACCGCGTGCTCGGCGAATACGACTGCGCCGATTGCCTCACCCAGGAGCCCACGGCCGAGCTGTTCGTGCTGCCCCAGGAAAAGGGCGCGCGCCTCGTTTACCGCGTCGGCCTTTATCGCGAGGACGGCACCGCGCAGACCAGCATGCCCGTCGTGTTCATCGACGCGAAGACCGGCGAGAAGGTCTGGGAGTACGACAATCTCCAGACGGCCACCGGCACGAGCCTCTACAACGGCAACGTCACGATCAACACGTACCTGAAATCGGGGACCTATTACCTCGAGGACCTCGATCGCAAGATCGTGACCCGTGACAACCGCAACACCCCGAGCTCGCTCGGCGCCCTGCTCGGCCTCGCCGGCTCGACCTACGATGTCACGGACGCGAACGACGTCTGGGGCGAGTCTGCCCAGGCGACGCAGAAGGCGGCCGTCGAGGCGCATTACGGCTCGGCGAAGACGTACGACTATTTCAAGAACGTGCACGGCCGCAACGGCATCGACGGCAGCGGCGGCCCCGGCGGCTACACCGCGCACGACGGCACGACCAAGCTCGTCGTCTCCCGCGTCCATTACAGCGCCAAGTACAACAACGCCTTCTGGAACGGCTCGATGATGACCTACGGCGACGGCGACGGGACCACGTTCACGCCGCTCGTCACGCTCGACATCTGCGGCCACGAGATGACCCACGGCGTCACCGAGCGCACCGCGAACCTCACCTATTCGAACGAATCCGGCGCGCTGAACGAGGCGATCTCCGACATCATGGGCGCATCGGTCGAGCGCTACGCCCGCGGCGACAGCGCGAACATCTGGCTGATTGGCGAGGACGCCTATACGCCGGGCACCGCGGGCGACGCGCTCCGCTACATGGACGATCCGCACAAGGCCAAGGACGGCGGCTACACGGCCAACGACGACCCGGACCATTACAGCGAGCGCTACACGGGCACGAGCGACAACGGCGGCGTGCACATCAACTCGGGCATCGTGAACAAGATGTTCTATCTGCTCGCCGTGGGCGGCGCCCACCACCTCGGCGGCTCGATGACCGGCATCGGCCACGACAAGGCGGCCGCCATCGTCTACAAGGCCCTGACGTCGTACATGACCTCGAGCACGAACTTCGCCCAGGCCCGCACCGCCATGCTGAACGCCGCCGCCGAAATTCACGGCAGCGCCAGCCCCGAATACGCCGCCGTCGGCCAGGCCTGGTCGCTGGTCGGCGTCAACTAG
- a CDS encoding M4 family metallopeptidase has protein sequence MSERRFGRLSGFKAGMAVFIAAPVVSLSLYGCSSAGPVEFGTGSVEELELAKELSLQELELHIMPEMANPRDNVDVRRVFVDDLAMAHTHVQQKHRGVPVFGGEAIVHLNKDGSYAGVTDAMSRRIPDTLDVKPTFNAEKARDLVLGDYECVSCLTGEPKVDLFVYPHGREMRLAYRVQLHREDGTEKTAMPVYFIDAHTGEKLLEYNNLQTATGVSLYSGTVTVTTSVSGSTYYLEDTTKKIGTFNNNNTPSSNTGNGTTSRYTDTDNTWDSAAQKAGVDAHWGATQVYDYYKSVHGRNGINGVGGPGATASAVGGVALITSKVHYGSSYNNAYWNGSWMTYGDGDGSTFSPLVSLDICGHEMTHGVITATANLTYQGESGALNEGIADIFGAMVEAYAKGGVTAKTWKIGEEVFTPSNGTNDALRYMDNPHLAGNSGFTADDDPDHYTERYTGTGDNGGVHINSGIVNKMFHLLVAGGSHHKGGSMTGIGADPAAKIVYRALTTYMTQSTNFAGARLAMEKAATDLHGAGSAQLTAVSTAWYLCGVGAAPGGGGGSPTNCFDGALKCAHKETVTGIKLTSTCSGCATTVCGADPYCCTTQWDSQCVSEANSMCKACQ, from the coding sequence ATGAGCGAGCGGCGTTTCGGTCGGTTGTCGGGCTTCAAGGCGGGCATGGCAGTCTTCATCGCCGCGCCGGTGGTGTCTCTGTCGCTGTACGGCTGCTCGTCGGCCGGGCCTGTCGAGTTCGGTACGGGCAGCGTGGAGGAGCTCGAGCTGGCCAAGGAGCTGAGCCTTCAGGAGCTCGAGCTTCACATCATGCCCGAGATGGCGAACCCGCGCGACAACGTCGACGTGCGGCGCGTCTTCGTGGACGACCTCGCCATGGCGCACACGCACGTGCAGCAGAAGCACCGGGGCGTCCCGGTCTTCGGCGGCGAGGCGATCGTGCACCTCAACAAGGACGGCTCGTACGCCGGCGTGACCGACGCGATGTCGCGCCGCATCCCGGATACGCTCGACGTCAAGCCGACGTTCAACGCCGAGAAGGCGCGCGACCTGGTGCTCGGCGATTACGAGTGCGTCTCGTGCCTCACCGGCGAGCCCAAGGTCGACCTCTTCGTCTACCCGCACGGCCGCGAGATGCGCCTCGCTTACCGCGTGCAGCTGCACCGCGAGGACGGCACCGAGAAGACGGCCATGCCCGTCTACTTCATCGACGCGCACACGGGCGAGAAGCTCCTCGAGTACAACAACCTCCAGACCGCGACGGGCGTCAGCCTCTATAGCGGCACCGTGACGGTCACGACGTCGGTCTCGGGCAGCACGTATTACCTCGAGGACACGACCAAGAAGATCGGCACCTTCAACAACAACAACACGCCCAGCTCCAATACCGGCAACGGGACGACCTCGCGTTACACCGACACCGACAACACGTGGGACAGCGCGGCGCAGAAGGCGGGCGTCGACGCGCACTGGGGCGCGACGCAGGTGTACGATTACTACAAGAGCGTGCACGGCCGTAACGGCATCAACGGCGTCGGCGGCCCCGGGGCGACGGCCTCGGCGGTGGGCGGCGTCGCGCTCATCACCTCGAAGGTCCACTACGGCTCGAGCTACAACAACGCCTACTGGAACGGCTCGTGGATGACCTACGGTGACGGCGACGGGTCCACGTTCTCGCCGCTCGTCTCGCTCGACATCTGCGGCCACGAGATGACCCACGGCGTGATCACCGCCACGGCGAACCTCACCTACCAGGGCGAGAGCGGCGCGCTCAACGAGGGCATCGCCGACATCTTCGGCGCGATGGTCGAGGCCTACGCGAAGGGCGGCGTGACCGCGAAGACCTGGAAGATCGGCGAGGAGGTCTTCACGCCGTCGAACGGGACGAATGACGCGCTCCGCTACATGGACAACCCGCACCTCGCCGGCAATAGCGGGTTCACGGCGGACGACGATCCCGACCACTACACCGAGCGCTACACGGGCACGGGCGACAACGGCGGCGTGCACATCAACTCGGGCATCGTGAACAAGATGTTCCACCTGCTCGTCGCGGGCGGCAGCCACCACAAGGGCGGCTCGATGACCGGCATCGGCGCCGACCCGGCGGCGAAGATCGTCTACCGCGCGCTCACGACCTACATGACCCAGAGCACGAACTTCGCGGGCGCGCGCCTCGCGATGGAGAAGGCTGCGACGGACCTCCACGGCGCGGGCAGCGCGCAGCTGACGGCCGTGAGCACGGCCTGGTATCTGTGCGGCGTCGGCGCGGCCCCGGGCGGCGGCGGCGGCTCGCCCACCAACTGCTTCGATGGGGCCCTCAAGTGCGCGCACAAGGAGACCGTGACCGGCATCAAGCTCACGAGCACCTGCAGCGGCTGCGCGACCACGGTGTGCGGCGCGGACCCCTACTGCTGCACCACGCAGTGGGACAGCCAGTGCGTCAGCGAGGCGAATTCCATGTGCAAGGCGTGCCAGTGA
- a CDS encoding PAS domain S-box protein, whose translation MRARSFAHAALAALGLDAAPASGPRLRLVANDPPPPRGTSGKPDPSAALLDTLLASVPLGLAFIDRTGRIARVNEALAAMVGGTPSELAGKHVRAILAHLGPEAEPAMLRVLETGDAQQNVEMRGDLGAPPAPPGEAPKRTATERHFLVSICPVRAEGREIIGASLVVLDITSRKQAEVAQRDSEERYRMIVETASEGIWLLDGQGLTTFVNDRMAAMLGYTPEEMMGRHMNSFMDEEGIRAAERNFERRRQGIREKHDFRFQRKDGTDLWAIVSTNPILTDDGRFLGALGMITDITWRKQAEKEKERLLAQEKLARGEAERARGRLAFLAEASATLSSSLDYQATLTRLARLALPALADVCVVDVVDDEGRIHRMEVLHADPARQAALDRIGRAAPQAGAVHPVGRALATGEPVLGEGTEAFSPADPTLAGAMSELGLASYMVVPLSARGRTLGVITCLSGGERGYGPVDLTLAMELTRRAAMAIDNARLYREAQEALRSRDEFLAIASHELRTPLTALGLQLQSLGRTLRRDFESSPQGGQMAQKLAAASRQSERLAGLIDNLLDVSRITSGRLSLSREDVDLAEIAREVSARFAEGFTRAGCALTLVMHGPVVGRWDRLRIEQVVTNLVSNALKYGAGHPIEVEVIERGDMARLLVRDHGIGIAEEHQGRIFGRFERAVSVNAYGGLGLGLYIARQIVEAHGGTIRVQSAPERGAEFVVELPRTCVESQ comes from the coding sequence GTGCGCGCACGTTCGTTCGCCCATGCAGCGCTCGCTGCGCTCGGCCTCGACGCCGCGCCCGCTTCCGGCCCCCGGCTCCGCCTGGTGGCCAACGACCCACCGCCTCCACGCGGGACGAGCGGCAAGCCCGATCCCTCGGCCGCGCTCCTCGATACCCTGCTCGCAAGCGTTCCGCTGGGCCTCGCATTCATCGACCGCACGGGGCGCATCGCGCGCGTGAACGAGGCCCTCGCCGCCATGGTCGGCGGCACTCCGAGCGAGCTGGCCGGCAAACACGTGCGCGCCATCCTCGCGCACCTCGGCCCCGAGGCCGAGCCGGCGATGCTGCGCGTGCTCGAGACCGGCGATGCGCAGCAGAACGTCGAGATGCGCGGGGATCTGGGCGCCCCGCCGGCGCCGCCCGGCGAAGCTCCCAAGCGCACGGCCACCGAGCGCCATTTCCTGGTGAGCATCTGCCCCGTGCGCGCCGAGGGGCGCGAGATCATCGGCGCAAGCCTGGTCGTCCTCGATATCACCTCGCGCAAGCAGGCCGAGGTGGCGCAGCGCGACAGCGAGGAGCGCTACCGCATGATCGTCGAGACGGCCTCGGAGGGCATCTGGCTGCTCGACGGCCAGGGCCTCACGACCTTCGTGAACGACCGCATGGCCGCGATGCTCGGGTACACGCCCGAGGAGATGATGGGGCGGCACATGAACTCGTTCATGGACGAGGAGGGGATCCGCGCGGCCGAGCGCAATTTCGAGCGACGCCGCCAGGGTATCCGCGAGAAGCACGACTTCCGCTTCCAGCGCAAAGACGGCACCGATCTCTGGGCGATTGTCTCGACGAACCCCATCCTCACCGACGACGGGCGCTTCCTCGGCGCGCTCGGGATGATCACGGACATCACCTGGCGCAAGCAGGCGGAGAAGGAGAAGGAGCGGCTGCTCGCGCAGGAGAAGCTCGCGCGCGGCGAGGCCGAGCGGGCGCGCGGCAGGCTCGCGTTCCTCGCGGAGGCGAGCGCGACCTTGTCGTCGTCGCTCGATTATCAGGCGACCTTGACGCGCCTCGCGCGCCTCGCGCTGCCGGCGCTCGCGGACGTGTGCGTCGTCGATGTGGTGGACGACGAGGGGCGCATTCATCGGATGGAGGTGCTGCACGCCGATCCGGCGCGGCAAGCGGCGCTCGATCGGATCGGGCGCGCGGCGCCGCAGGCGGGGGCCGTGCACCCGGTGGGGCGCGCGCTCGCGACGGGCGAGCCGGTGCTTGGCGAGGGGACCGAGGCGTTTTCCCCGGCCGATCCGACGCTCGCGGGCGCGATGTCCGAGCTCGGCCTCGCCTCGTACATGGTGGTGCCCCTGTCGGCGCGGGGGCGGACGCTCGGCGTCATCACGTGCCTTTCGGGCGGGGAGCGAGGCTACGGGCCGGTGGATTTGACGCTGGCCATGGAGCTGACGCGGCGGGCGGCGATGGCGATCGACAACGCGCGCCTCTACCGTGAGGCGCAGGAGGCGCTGCGCTCGCGGGACGAGTTCCTGGCCATCGCCTCGCACGAGCTGCGCACGCCGCTCACCGCGCTCGGGCTGCAGCTCCAGAGCCTGGGGCGCACGCTGCGCCGCGATTTCGAGAGCTCGCCCCAGGGCGGGCAGATGGCGCAGAAGCTCGCGGCGGCGTCGCGGCAGAGCGAGCGGCTGGCAGGCCTCATCGACAACCTGCTCGACGTCTCGCGCATCACGAGCGGCAGGCTGTCGTTGTCGCGCGAGGACGTGGATCTCGCGGAGATCGCGCGCGAGGTGTCGGCGCGCTTCGCCGAGGGCTTCACGCGGGCGGGGTGCGCGCTGACGCTCGTGATGCACGGGCCCGTCGTCGGCCGGTGGGACCGGCTGCGGATCGAGCAGGTGGTGACGAACCTCGTGTCGAATGCGCTCAAGTACGGGGCGGGTCATCCGATCGAGGTGGAGGTGATCGAGCGCGGGGACATGGCGCGGCTCCTGGTGCGCGATCACGGCATCGGCATTGCCGAGGAGCATCAGGGCCGCATCTTCGGGCGCTTCGAGCGGGCCGTGAGCGTCAATGCCTATGGCGGCCTGGGCCTCGGCCTCTACATCGCGCGGCAGATCGTCGAGGCGCACGGCGGCACGATCCGCGTGCAGAGCGCGCCCGAGCGCGGCGCGGAGTTCGTGGTCGAGCTTCCACGGACCTGCGTCGAATCGCAATAA
- a CDS encoding PAS domain S-box protein: protein MTHTYGANGNGRGAVHRRSTREIGRVENADHQRRLYAMTTDLLGVAALDGRFLELSPSWERTLGYTHDELLASPYVSFVHPEDREQTVAEARRLAEEGEGSAIFVNRYRCKDGGYLWLEWTSVVDREAGFIYFVARDVSERVRTERALKDSEERLRALMESVPGYVITTDLEGCVIATNRPLTAKDTNGGIGISIFSLASPEHEYLVRNAFEHVKRTGENVRYEAKATLERGGEAWFTSEVGPLRRDDEIVGATFIANDVSDRVRLEREVLRSLEQVRTYSTELEEKNDALEREVIERREAERALAVKEDALRELGTPILEVWEGVLLLPVIGAVDRARAARMMDRLLPAIVETGAAVTIVDLTGVGAVDAATASHLFEIVRAVGLLGSRCVVSGISPSIARTMIALGVVDQRLTTFGTLASALGYALQGCSRRPASGRSGLSAPR from the coding sequence ATGACACATACGTACGGAGCGAATGGCAATGGCAGGGGAGCCGTTCATCGGCGCTCCACGCGCGAGATCGGGCGGGTCGAGAACGCCGATCACCAGCGGCGGCTCTATGCGATGACGACGGATCTGCTCGGCGTAGCAGCCCTCGACGGGCGCTTCCTCGAGCTGAGCCCGTCGTGGGAGCGCACGCTCGGCTACACGCACGACGAGCTGCTCGCGTCGCCGTACGTCTCTTTCGTTCACCCCGAGGACCGCGAGCAGACGGTGGCCGAGGCGAGGCGCCTCGCGGAAGAGGGCGAGGGGAGCGCCATCTTCGTGAACCGCTACCGCTGCAAGGACGGCGGCTATCTCTGGCTCGAGTGGACCTCGGTGGTCGATCGCGAGGCCGGCTTCATCTATTTCGTCGCGCGTGACGTGAGCGAGCGCGTGCGCACCGAGCGCGCCCTCAAGGACTCGGAGGAGCGGCTGCGCGCGCTGATGGAGAGCGTGCCCGGGTACGTCATCACGACCGATCTCGAGGGCTGCGTCATCGCCACGAACCGGCCCCTCACGGCCAAGGACACGAACGGCGGGATCGGCATCAGCATCTTCTCGCTGGCGAGCCCCGAGCACGAGTACCTCGTCCGCAACGCCTTCGAGCACGTGAAGCGCACGGGCGAGAACGTGCGTTACGAGGCCAAGGCGACGCTCGAGCGCGGCGGCGAGGCGTGGTTCACCTCGGAGGTCGGTCCGCTCCGCCGCGACGACGAGATCGTCGGGGCCACGTTCATCGCCAACGACGTGAGCGACCGCGTGCGGCTCGAGAGAGAGGTCCTGCGCTCGCTCGAGCAGGTGCGCACCTACTCGACCGAGCTCGAGGAGAAGAACGACGCGCTCGAGCGCGAGGTGATCGAGCGGCGTGAAGCCGAGCGCGCGCTCGCCGTGAAAGAGGACGCCCTCCGCGAGCTCGGCACCCCGATCCTCGAGGTCTGGGAGGGCGTGCTGCTCCTGCCCGTGATCGGCGCGGTGGACAGAGCGCGCGCGGCGCGGATGATGGACAGGCTCTTGCCGGCGATCGTCGAGACGGGCGCGGCGGTGACCATCGTGGACCTCACGGGCGTGGGCGCGGTCGACGCGGCCACCGCGAGCCACCTGTTCGAGATCGTGCGGGCCGTGGGCCTGCTCGGCAGCCGCTGCGTGGTGTCCGGGATCTCGCCCTCGATCGCGAGGACGATGATCGCGCTCGGCGTCGTCGATCAGCGCCTCACCACCTTCGGGACGCTGGCGAGCGCGCTCGGGTATGCATTGCAAGGTTGCAGCCGGCGCCCCGCGTCGGGCCGCTCGGGTCTGAGCGCGCCGCGCTGA
- the ung gene encoding uracil-DNA glycosylase codes for MKVDLPRSWSKVLAKELASPSFAELSAFVDAERRAYPVFPAEDDVWNAFKHTPYEDVRVVLLGQDPYHGAGQAHGLCFSVPPGERPPPSLANMFREALADVPGFEIPDHGCLEAWARQGVLLLNTILTVREGAPGSHRGKGWENFTDAVMMALNERSRPVVFALWGAHAQKKARLIDAGRHPILSCAHPSPLSAKSGFFGSRPYSSINTALRAAGEREIDWRLPLCSAPPPAGARRRIG; via the coding sequence ATGAAGGTCGATCTGCCCCGCTCGTGGAGCAAGGTGCTGGCGAAGGAGCTTGCGAGCCCTTCTTTCGCCGAGCTTTCGGCGTTCGTCGACGCCGAGCGCCGGGCGTACCCCGTCTTCCCCGCCGAGGACGACGTCTGGAACGCCTTCAAGCACACCCCCTACGAGGACGTGCGCGTCGTCCTGCTCGGGCAGGACCCCTATCACGGCGCGGGCCAGGCGCACGGGCTCTGTTTCTCGGTGCCCCCGGGGGAGCGGCCTCCGCCCTCGCTCGCCAACATGTTCCGCGAGGCGCTCGCCGACGTCCCCGGCTTCGAGATCCCCGATCACGGCTGTCTCGAGGCCTGGGCACGCCAGGGCGTGCTGCTGCTCAACACCATCCTCACCGTGCGCGAGGGAGCGCCCGGCTCTCACCGGGGGAAAGGATGGGAAAACTTCACGGACGCGGTAATGATGGCCCTGAACGAACGCTCACGCCCGGTCGTCTTTGCGCTATGGGGCGCGCACGCGCAGAAGAAGGCGCGGCTCATCGATGCGGGCCGGCACCCGATCCTCTCTTGCGCGCATCCTTCTCCGCTCTCCGCGAAGAGCGGTTTTTTTGGCAGCCGCCCGTATTCTTCCATCAACACTGCTCTGCGCGCCGCAGGAGAGCGCGAGATCGACTGGCGGCTGCCACTCTGCAGCGCGCCTCCGCCAGCGGGCGCTCGTCGTCGAATTGGCTGA
- a CDS encoding organic hydroperoxide resistance protein yields the protein MKPLYTAVATAEGGRTGRVRSSDGVLDHSLSMPKSLGGPGGEGTNPEQLFAAGYAACFESALRLVARGKKLNVDKASITAHVTIGATDAGGFELAVELHASLPGHGREEAQGLLEAAHQVCPYSKATRGNIEVKLVLAD from the coding sequence ATGAAGCCGCTCTACACCGCCGTCGCCACCGCCGAGGGGGGCCGCACCGGCCGCGTTCGTTCTTCGGATGGCGTGCTCGATCATTCGCTCTCGATGCCCAAGTCCCTCGGCGGACCCGGGGGCGAAGGCACGAACCCCGAGCAGCTCTTCGCGGCCGGGTATGCGGCCTGCTTCGAGAGCGCCCTGCGCCTGGTCGCCCGCGGCAAGAAGCTGAACGTCGACAAGGCCTCCATCACCGCGCACGTGACCATCGGCGCGACGGACGCGGGCGGATTCGAGCTCGCGGTCGAGCTGCACGCGTCGCTGCCTGGGCACGGCCGTGAGGAGGCGCAGGGCCTCCTCGAGGCTGCTCACCAGGTTTGCCCCTACTCGAAGGCGACGCGCGGCAACATCGAGGTCAAGCTCGTCCTCGCGGATTGA
- a CDS encoding type IV pilus twitching motility protein PilT: MPQLKTLLSNLLRPEATEVALVTSRNPCAKVNGVYEVVDRAVLSTDDILHMLVTAGGSRHVDSLGPKPSQWGCRVEGVGPVAIAAVMKDGVIQARFTLLSGDGARAGAKPAAAPSPPAKPAAPPPPARPATRPGSNAETLWDDLDDDAPAAAAPAAVAPAAPLPDPSFELDFDDRRSSVPGPSPLGAPRKSSFSVTLDDPADPTLLAAAAATAHFASSALDDILLTARSDDASDLHLVAGRPPLFRIAGKLVPRGPAIEPQALERMLHPRIPERLRPQLAADGSCDFALDGRKIGRSRVNVTRQRTGLKASFRLISREIPSLAELGLPDAIALATRHHQGLIVVTGPTGHGKTTTLAALVDIVNTETSHHVITVEDPVEYVHPRKKAMMSQREVGTHTRSFAAALKASLREDPDVIVVGELRDTETVRMALSASETGHLVLGTMNTPSAAKTIDRLIDLFPPGDQQQVRTTLAGGLRLVVSQRLLPRKDGPGMVAAVEMLPGSVPLWNLIRDSKTYQIPSLQQRGKGFGIVRLDDSLADLVRAGRASMEDALAVADNPEELESVLAGKRPPQPPREAAQQPPPQPPEGEGKGFLGGLFGKKGGA; the protein is encoded by the coding sequence ATGCCCCAGCTCAAGACCCTCCTCTCGAACCTCCTCCGCCCCGAGGCGACCGAGGTCGCGCTCGTCACGAGCCGCAACCCCTGCGCCAAGGTCAACGGCGTCTACGAGGTCGTCGACCGCGCCGTCCTGTCGACCGACGACATCCTCCACATGCTCGTCACCGCAGGCGGCAGCCGCCACGTCGACAGCCTCGGCCCCAAACCATCGCAGTGGGGGTGCCGCGTCGAGGGCGTCGGGCCGGTCGCCATCGCCGCCGTCATGAAGGACGGCGTGATCCAGGCCCGCTTCACCCTCCTGTCCGGCGACGGCGCGCGCGCCGGGGCCAAGCCCGCCGCGGCGCCGTCACCCCCCGCCAAACCCGCCGCGCCGCCCCCGCCCGCGCGTCCCGCCACGCGCCCAGGATCGAACGCGGAGACGCTCTGGGACGACCTCGACGACGACGCGCCCGCCGCCGCCGCGCCCGCTGCCGTTGCTCCTGCCGCGCCCCTGCCCGATCCCTCGTTCGAGCTCGACTTCGACGATCGCCGCTCTTCGGTGCCCGGCCCGTCGCCGCTCGGCGCGCCGCGTAAAAGCAGTTTCTCCGTCACGCTCGACGATCCCGCCGATCCCACCCTGCTCGCGGCCGCCGCGGCGACGGCGCATTTCGCCTCGAGCGCGCTCGACGACATCCTGCTCACGGCGCGCTCCGACGACGCGAGCGATCTGCACCTTGTCGCCGGCCGCCCTCCGCTCTTTCGCATCGCGGGCAAGCTCGTCCCGCGCGGGCCGGCCATCGAGCCGCAGGCCCTCGAGCGCATGCTCCATCCGAGGATCCCCGAGCGGCTGCGCCCTCAACTCGCTGCGGACGGCTCCTGCGATTTCGCGCTCGACGGCCGCAAGATCGGCCGCTCCCGCGTCAACGTCACGCGCCAGCGAACGGGCTTGAAGGCCTCCTTCCGGCTCATCTCGCGCGAGATTCCCTCGCTCGCCGAGCTGGGTTTGCCCGACGCCATTGCCCTCGCCACGCGCCACCACCAGGGCCTCATCGTCGTCACGGGGCCCACGGGACACGGGAAGACCACGACGCTCGCCGCCCTCGTCGACATCGTCAATACGGAGACGAGCCATCACGTGATCACGGTCGAGGATCCCGTCGAATACGTTCACCCGCGCAAGAAGGCCATGATGAGCCAGCGCGAGGTCGGCACGCACACGCGGTCGTTCGCGGCGGCGCTCAAGGCCTCCCTGCGCGAGGATCCGGACGTCATCGTGGTCGGCGAGCTGCGCGACACCGAGACCGTGCGCATGGCGCTCTCCGCGAGCGAGACCGGCCACCTGGTCCTCGGGACCATGAATACGCCGAGCGCCGCCAAGACGATCGACAGGCTCATCGACCTCTTCCCGCCCGGCGATCAGCAGCAGGTGCGCACGACGCTCGCGGGGGGATTGCGCCTGGTCGTGAGCCAGCGGCTCCTGCCCCGAAAAGACGGCCCTGGAATGGTCGCGGCCGTGGAGATGCTGCCCGGATCGGTCCCGCTCTGGAACCTCATCCGCGACAGCAAGACCTACCAGATCCCGAGCCTGCAGCAGCGCGGAAAAGGGTTTGGCATCGTCCGCCTCGACGATTCGCTCGCGGACCTCGTCCGCGCGGGGCGCGCCTCGATGGAGGACGCGCTCGCGGTCGCCGACAACCCCGAGGAGCTCGAATCCGTGCTCGCGGGCAAGCGCCCGCCGCAGCCCCCGAGGGAAGCCGCGCAGCAGCCACCGCCGCAGCCCCCGGAAGGGGAGGGCAAGGGCTTTCTGGGCGGGCTCTTCGGCAAGAAGGGAGGCGCGTGA